A genomic region of Mus musculus strain C57BL/6J chromosome 7, GRCm38.p6 C57BL/6J contains the following coding sequences:
- the Gm28455 gene encoding predicted gene 28455 isoform 2 (isoform 2 is encoded by transcript variant 2) translates to MLENYSTLLFLGHCMTKPEVIFQLEHGFEPWPVGDSSVCSLAGIHKKSAWNETGQENHKGHLWQVEITNTQTSNDKIVGADLKVAQKIQQGTVSYEDKGCLKTFCQQSQHTRSQMSYSCKKSVQCKSPHSNCQRLLSEETQHTHRQRRKSHLTEQRSHEGEKPCESSGRGKASHTKPQRQANHSDEKPYKCLECGKYFYYKSQVIEHQRSHTGEKPYECTECGKSFSYKSHLTVHHRSHTGEKRHECTECRKVFYYKSQLTQHQKSHTGEKHYECMQCLEAFFFKKQLTHHQKTHSAEKCFKCKECGKTFNWRSNLAVHQKIHNGEKPFECKQCGKAFYCKSHLTVHQRTHINKKLYQCSQCRKAFYSQTQLALHQRIHTDEKPYGCKQCDKTFYSKSGLTAHQKTHM, encoded by the exons atgctggagaactACAGCACTCTCCTGTTCTTGG GACATTGCATGACCAAACCTGAGGTGATCTTCCAGTTGGAGCATGGATTTGAGCCATGGCCTGTGGGAGACTCCTCTGTCTGCAGCCTTGCAG GTATTCATAAAAAGTCTGCCTGGAACGAGACTGGCCAGGAAAATCACAAAGGGCATTTGTGGCAAGTTGAAATTACCAACACCCAGACATCAAATGACAAAATTGTTGGA GCAGACCTGAAGGTGGCACAGAAGATCCAACAAGGGACAGTATCCTATGAAGATAAAGGATGTTTGAAGACATTCTGCCAGCAGTCACAGCACACAAGGAGTCAGATGAGTTACTCATGTAAGAAAAGCGTCCAATGTAAGTCGCCTCACAGTAACTGTCAGAGGCTTCTTAGTGAGGAGacgcagcacacacacagacagcgcAGGAAGTCACACCTGACTGAACAGAGAAGTCACGAAGGGGAGAAGCCATGTGAAAGCTCAGGACGTGGGAAAGCTTCCCACACCAAGCCTCAGCGTCAGGCCAATCATAGTGATGAGAAGCCCTACAAATGTCTAGAATGTGGGAAATATTTCTACTACAAGTCACAAGTCATTGAGCATCAAAGAAGTCATACAGGCGAGAAGCCTTATGAGTGTACAGAATGTGGGAAATCTTTCAGCTATAAATCCCATCTCACTGTACATCATAGAAGTCACACAGGTGAGAAGCGTCATGAATGTACAGAATGTAGAAAAGTATTTTACTATAAGTCCCAACTCACACAGCACCAGAAAAGTCATACAGGGGAGAAGCACTATGAATGTATGCAATGCCTGGAAGCTTTCTTCTTCAAAAAACAACTTACACATCATCAGAAAACTCATAGTGCTGAAAAGTGCTTTAAATGTAAAGAATGTGGTAAAACTTTCAACTGGAGGTCCAACCTTGCtgttcatcagaaaattcataATGGGGAGAAGCCctttgaatgtaaacaatgtggaaAAGCATTTTACTGCAAGTCCCACCTCACTGTGCATCAGagaactcatataaataaaaagctCTATCAATGTTCACAGTGCAGGAAAGCATTCTACTCTCAGACACAGCTTGCTCTACATCAGAGAATTCACACTGATGAGAAGCCCTATGGATGTAAGCAATGTGACAAAACATTCTACAGCAAGTCTGGGCTTACTGCACATCAGAAAACTCACATGTAA
- the Gm28455 gene encoding predicted gene 28455 isoform 1 (isoform 1 is encoded by transcript variant 1), protein MGSVSFEDIAVDFSWDEWQHLDVAQRTLYRDVMLENYSTLLFLGHCMTKPEVIFQLEHGFEPWPVGDSSVCSLAGIHKKSAWNETGQENHKGHLWQVEITNTQTSNDKIVGADLKVAQKIQQGTVSYEDKGCLKTFCQQSQHTRSQMSYSCKKSVQCKSPHSNCQRLLSEETQHTHRQRRKSHLTEQRSHEGEKPCESSGRGKASHTKPQRQANHSDEKPYKCLECGKYFYYKSQVIEHQRSHTGEKPYECTECGKSFSYKSHLTVHHRSHTGEKRHECTECRKVFYYKSQLTQHQKSHTGEKHYECMQCLEAFFFKKQLTHHQKTHSAEKCFKCKECGKTFNWRSNLAVHQKIHNGEKPFECKQCGKAFYCKSHLTVHQRTHINKKLYQCSQCRKAFYSQTQLALHQRIHTDEKPYGCKQCDKTFYSKSGLTAHQKTHM, encoded by the exons ATG GGTTCCGTGTCATTTGAGGACATTGCTGTGGACTTCTCCTGGGACGAATGGCAGCATCTGGATGTGGCTCAGAGGACTCTCTACagggatgtgatgctggagaactACAGCACTCTCCTGTTCTTGG GACATTGCATGACCAAACCTGAGGTGATCTTCCAGTTGGAGCATGGATTTGAGCCATGGCCTGTGGGAGACTCCTCTGTCTGCAGCCTTGCAG GTATTCATAAAAAGTCTGCCTGGAACGAGACTGGCCAGGAAAATCACAAAGGGCATTTGTGGCAAGTTGAAATTACCAACACCCAGACATCAAATGACAAAATTGTTGGA GCAGACCTGAAGGTGGCACAGAAGATCCAACAAGGGACAGTATCCTATGAAGATAAAGGATGTTTGAAGACATTCTGCCAGCAGTCACAGCACACAAGGAGTCAGATGAGTTACTCATGTAAGAAAAGCGTCCAATGTAAGTCGCCTCACAGTAACTGTCAGAGGCTTCTTAGTGAGGAGacgcagcacacacacagacagcgcAGGAAGTCACACCTGACTGAACAGAGAAGTCACGAAGGGGAGAAGCCATGTGAAAGCTCAGGACGTGGGAAAGCTTCCCACACCAAGCCTCAGCGTCAGGCCAATCATAGTGATGAGAAGCCCTACAAATGTCTAGAATGTGGGAAATATTTCTACTACAAGTCACAAGTCATTGAGCATCAAAGAAGTCATACAGGCGAGAAGCCTTATGAGTGTACAGAATGTGGGAAATCTTTCAGCTATAAATCCCATCTCACTGTACATCATAGAAGTCACACAGGTGAGAAGCGTCATGAATGTACAGAATGTAGAAAAGTATTTTACTATAAGTCCCAACTCACACAGCACCAGAAAAGTCATACAGGGGAGAAGCACTATGAATGTATGCAATGCCTGGAAGCTTTCTTCTTCAAAAAACAACTTACACATCATCAGAAAACTCATAGTGCTGAAAAGTGCTTTAAATGTAAAGAATGTGGTAAAACTTTCAACTGGAGGTCCAACCTTGCtgttcatcagaaaattcataATGGGGAGAAGCCctttgaatgtaaacaatgtggaaAAGCATTTTACTGCAAGTCCCACCTCACTGTGCATCAGagaactcatataaataaaaagctCTATCAATGTTCACAGTGCAGGAAAGCATTCTACTCTCAGACACAGCTTGCTCTACATCAGAGAATTCACACTGATGAGAAGCCCTATGGATGTAAGCAATGTGACAAAACATTCTACAGCAAGTCTGGGCTTACTGCACATCAGAAAACTCACATGTAA